The following proteins are encoded in a genomic region of Silene latifolia isolate original U9 population unplaced genomic scaffold, ASM4854445v1 scaffold_79, whole genome shotgun sequence:
- the LOC141640416 gene encoding uncharacterized protein LOC141640416 has product MWILRAFATFSAASGLQLNKDKSEIYFNGVQHNTQQDILQVSGNEGRKLIDKIVARIRASGAKHLSYTGRLTLVTSVLQSLHSYWSNIFLIPNCIMSKIDAICRNFLWGGTNLYLRATAIHWDQCCRSKSEGDLGIKATKVWNKAILGKYVWWIANKKDHLWVKWINHVYMKGTHWTIYTPPTDCSWTWKKIAYLMGIFRSAYVNDKWNGTITDYSVQEGYRWLRPSLSQVHWWRVCWNNMNIPKTSFIYWAMIQNRLFTRDRMNRMGCPQGLSCYICAGADESHLHLFFDCPFSTRCVYLLQSYLGIHFDPRKLTQWYRCGRRLSVLVRKFVTSCHIKLVHSIWLARNRARLFDQVIHPELLVKQVLRDMSIRFWAMNQQIVQSRDKCWLDKIASLSL; this is encoded by the exons ATGTGGATTTTAAGAGCATTTGCCACTTTTTCTGCTGCTTCTGGCCTTCAGCTTAACAAGGATAAATCTGAAATATACTTCAATGGGGTGCAACATAATACTCAGCAAGATATACTACAAGTTTCTGG GAATGAAGGAAGGAAACTTATTGATAAAATTGTGGCTAGGATAAGAGCTTCGGGGGCCAAACACTTATCCTATACTGGAAGGCTGACTTTGGTCACCTCTGTTCTTCAATCCCTTCACTCTTACTGGTCGAATATTTTCCTCATTCCCAACTGTATAATGAGCAAGATTGATGCTATCTGTAGAAACTTCTTATGGGGTGGCACTAACCTATACCTAAGAGCAACTGCTATCCACTGGGATCAATGCTGCAGGTCTAAATCTGAGGGTGACTTAGGTATTAAAGCTACTAAAGTTTGGAACAAAGCCATCCTGGGGAAGTATGTTTGGtggattgcaaataagaaagacCATCTGTGGGTAAAATGGATAAatcatgtgtatatgaaagggACTCATTGGACTATTTACACTCCCCCAACTGATTGTAGCTGGACTTGGAAGAAAATTGCCTATCTCATGGGTATTTTCAGGTCAGCTTATGTTAATGACAAGTGGAATGGTACCATAACAGATTACAGTGTGCAAGAGGGGTATAGGTGGCTCAGACCTTCCCTTTCTCAAGTTCACTGGTGGAGGGTTTGTTGGAATAACATGAATATTCCTAAAACTTCCTTTATTTACTGGGCAATGATTCAAAATAGGCTGTTTACCCGTGATAGAATGAATAGAATGGGGTGTCCTCAGGGTCTGAGTTGTTACATTTGTGCAGGAGCTGATGAGAGTCATCTTCACCTTTTCTTTGATTGCCCTTTTAGCACTAGATGTGTTTACCTTTTGCAGTCATATCTTGGTATTCACTTTGATCCCAGGAAGCTTACTCAGTGGTATAGATGTGGAAGAAGACTTAGTGTGCTGGTCAGGAAGTTTGTCACCAGCTGTCACATTAAGCTGGTCCATTCTATTTGGTTGGCCAGAAATAGAGCTCGGCTTTTTGACCAGGTTATCCATCCAGAGTTGCTAGTCAAGCAAGTTTTGCGAGATATGTCCATCAGATTTTGGGCCATGAATCAGCAGATAGTTCAGAGTAGAGATAAGTGTTGGCTTGATAAGATAGCATCTTTGAGTCTGTAA